One window of Amaranthus tricolor cultivar Red isolate AtriRed21 chromosome 13, ASM2621246v1, whole genome shotgun sequence genomic DNA carries:
- the LOC130798141 gene encoding protein FAR1-RELATED SEQUENCE 5-like, translating into MTLLHKNFISKNARVNIGPVKSFRLFKENVGGYENVGVTMQDFKNFHRDLKAYIKGDDGKMLIENFIRKRDIYTGFYFDYALDEEDHISRLFWADAISRKNYCLFGEMVTFDCTYNTNKYSMVLAPFTGLDHHKSCITFGIGLLAKEDSESFEWLFRTFLHCMGECMPTYLITDQDPAMKIAIKNVFPHTIHKICMWHIMSKVTDKVGPELNKNEDFLKELNGCVWNIDQEEDEFEEKWEGIMTKYNLQTDKWFTNIFSIRDQWIPAYFRDIPLGGILRTTSRSESVNSFFNHFSNPHMTLVEFYMSYESAMDAQRYKQDKLNAESLHTNPQYKTPLPIEKHAGEVYTRKIFFLFQNEVYKSCFKTYIQSIEKIESVESITVLDSTVSKMYKVKFILGSSIDELKVDCDCKLFKRIGILCSHAICVMSARQITQIPQQYVLDRWTKLALKKPIFDLHGNLIEESKKCNNVGKLLGEVWCEIFNCVGLAQRSESDLQSLLQNLKDISRKLEESDDVRVDITKEQQIELLVGTSSSSTMEIQNPIQSKNKGKRQRIIGEKEQTIEQSKKPKRKCKTCGKFDYHDSRNCPSTKDTPLKEN; encoded by the exons ATGACTTTgttgcacaaaaatttcatatctAAGAATGCACGGGTTAATATAGGACCGGTTAAATCCTTTAGATTGTTTAAGGAAAATGTCGGGGGTTATGAGAATGTGGGAGTGACAATgcaagattttaagaatttccaTAGGGATTTGAAAGCATATATTAAAGGAGATGATGGGAAGATGTTGATCGAGAATTTTATCAGAAAAAGAGATATTTACACggggttttattttgattatgctttagATGAGGAGGACCACATATCACGTTTattttgggccgatgcgataagtagaaagaattattgtttatttggagAAATGGTTACTTTTGATTGTACTTATAACACCAATAAGTATAGCATGGTTTTAGCCCCTTTTACTGGTTTAGATCATCATAAGTCTTGTATTACATTTGGTATAGGTTTATTAGCTAAGGAAGATAGTGAATCTTTTGAGTGGTTATTTAGAACTTTTTTACATTGTATGGGGGAGTGTATGCCAACATATTTGATAACTGATCAAGACCCTGCAATGAAAATTgcgattaaaaatgtatttccacACACAATACACAAAATTTGCATGTGGCACATCATGAGTAAAGTGACTGATAAAGTTGGACCGGAATTGAACAAAAATGAagattttttgaaagaattaaatgggtgtgtgtggaatattgatcaagaagaagatgaatttgAGGAAAAATGGGAGGGAATTATGACCAAATACAATCTTCAAACAGATAAATGGTTTACTAATATATTTAGTATACGAGATCAATGGATACCCGCATATTTTAGGGATATCCCATTGGGGGGGATTTTGAGAACTACATCCCGATCGGAAAGTGTTAATAGTTTCTTCAACCATTTTTCAAACCCGCACAtgacacttgttgaattttatatgaGTTATGAAAGTGCAATGGATGCACAGAGGTACAAACAAGATAAGCTCAATGCTGAATCACTTCACACAAACCCACAATATAAAACACCATTGCCGATTGAAAAACATGCCGGTGAAGTCTATactagaaaaatattttttctttttcaaaatgaagtTTATAAGTCTTGTTTCAAAACTTATATTCAAAGTATTGAAAAGATTGAAAGTGTGGAAAGTATAACTGTTTTGGACTCAACGGTAAGTAAGATGTACAAGGTGAAATTTATACTGGGAAGTTCGATTGACGAGTTGAAGGTAGATTGTGATTGCAAGTTATTTAAACGGATAGGAATATTATGTTCCCATGCGATTTGTGTTATGAGTGCAAGACAAATAACACAAATACCACAGCAATATGTTTTAGATCGTTGGACGAAGCTAGCATTAAAGAAGCCTATTTTTGATTTGCATGGGAATCTGATTGAAGAGAGCAAAAAGTGTAACAACGTGGGGAAGTTGTTGGGGGAAGTTTGGTGTGAAATATTCAATTGTGTAGGTTTAGCTCAACGGAGTGAGAGTGATTTACAATCACTTTTACAAAACCTAAAAGATATTAGTAGAAAATTGGAGGAAAGTGATGATGTGAGGGTGGACATTACTAAAGAGCAACAAATCGAATTGTTAGTAGGCACAAGTTCATCTTCGACAATGGAAATACAAAACCCAATCCAATCaaagaacaaaggaaaaaggcaaagaataattggggaaaaggaacaaactattgagcaaagcaagaagcctaaaagaaagtgcaaaacttgtggtaaatttgattatcatGATAGTCGAAATTGCCCATCAACAAAAGATACCCCACTGaag GAAAATTGA
- the LOC130798142 gene encoding uncharacterized protein LOC130798142, which yields MEDLQKVLNMKDSPKTSNNEKELSEGTQTPRTITQVTPNGSTLWIPHCEFDKKPFVGMAFENLEKALDFYGKYAEICGFDIRSSTTYKKKGIVFLKYFVCSREGIIKPKLKKSADVVAR from the exons ATGGAAGATTTACAAAAAGTGCTTAATATGAAAGATTCACCAAAAACTtccaacaatgaaaaagaattgtcagaag GGACTCAAACTCCAAGAACTATTACACAAGTTACCCCAAATGGTTCAACCCTGTGGATTCCTCATTGTGAGTTTGATAAAAAGCCATTTGTTGGTATGGCTTTTGAAAACTTAGAGAAAGCCTTAGATTTTTATGGTAAATATGCTGAAATTTGCGGTTTTGATATACGTTCATCTACTACCTACAAAAAAAAgggtattgtttttttaaaatattttgtttgtagTAGGGAGGGTATCATAAAACCTAAACTTAAGAAAAGTGCAGATGTTGTTGCACGTTAG